The DNA segment GTGAGGGCGGCCAGTACGGCGATGGCCGGGCCCCAGATGTCGGCGTACCCGGGGAAGGCGACGACGGTCACGAGGATGAGCCCGGAGAAGCCGACGGCCTTTCCGATGACGGAGAGGTAGGCGGCGATGGGCAGGGGTGCGCCGACGTAGGTGTCGGGGACCCAGAAGTGGAAGGGCGCGGTCGCCGTCTTGAAGGCGAAGCCGACGAGCGTGAGGACGACTCCGGCCTCGGCGAGGGTGTCGAGTTGCGGGTCGACCTGGGCGGTGGCAATGCGGGTGAGGTGCAGGGTGCCGGTGGCCGCGTAGACGAAGCTGACGCCGAGCAGGGTGACGGCGGTCGCGGTGACGGAGGACAGGAAGAATTTGAGGGCCGCTTCGGAGGAGAGGCGGTTGCCGCGCTTGAGACCGACGAGGGCGAAGGCGGGCAGCGAGGCCACTTCGAGGGCGACGACGAGGGTGGCGAGGTCCCGCGACGCGGGCAGCAGTGCGGCCCCGGAGGCGGAGGCGAGCAGCAGGAACCAGAACTCGCCGGCCGGGAGACGGTCGCCGCCGGTCTCGCTCATCGAGAGCAGTGCGGTGAGCAGGGCACCGCCGAGTACGAGCAGCTGGATGGCGAGGGTGAAGTGGTCTGCGGTGTAGCTGCAGGCTCCGTGGCCGCCGGGGAGGCAGAAGGTGGAGCGGTTGCCGTGGCGCAGGGGCAGGAGCAGCAGGCCGGCGGCGGCGAGTCCGGCGACGGCGGTCCAGCCGAGCAGCGGCTTGCGGTGGTCGGGAACGAAGAGGTCGGCGACAAGGACGATCAGCGCGGTCGCGGCGACGACGACGGGCGGGGCGATCGCGAGCCAGTCGACGGACTGGACGAGGGAGCTCATGCCTTGCCTCCTGCGAGGAGCTTCTGCAC comes from the Streptomyces sp. NBC_01471 genome and includes:
- a CDS encoding NADH-quinone oxidoreductase subunit N produces the protein MSSLVQSVDWLAIAPPVVVAATALIVLVADLFVPDHRKPLLGWTAVAGLAAAGLLLLPLRHGNRSTFCLPGGHGACSYTADHFTLAIQLLVLGGALLTALLSMSETGGDRLPAGEFWFLLLASASGAALLPASRDLATLVVALEVASLPAFALVGLKRGNRLSSEAALKFFLSSVTATAVTLLGVSFVYAATGTLHLTRIATAQVDPQLDTLAEAGVVLTLVGFAFKTATAPFHFWVPDTYVGAPLPIAAYLSVIGKAVGFSGLILVTVVAFPGYADIWGPAIAVLAALTMTAGNTAALRQRATRAHSAVRLLAWSSIGQAGYLLVPIAAAGYTSDREIGSTVAYALMYAVVNLGAFATVALVARSRPGKRLSDYRGLYATRPLTALALAFFLLCLAGLPPGIIGLFAKVTVFQSAVDAGLGWLAAVMAVNVVFALYYYLRWTAVLFRTPLAATVGPATAPAPRSETGETRTGHRIPLPLALTVALAAAAGAVLSVAPQLVLHFASGSLF